In Candidatus Bathyarchaeota archaeon, one genomic interval encodes:
- a CDS encoding class I SAM-dependent methyltransferase — protein MKSKESDIIMSSAGAMEGCKMELKQIYNKWYFERKYRYSKKKNAIQHHYFSMLVWANRHSPWNLLNGCGKKALDIGCAYGFITDLLSRLGYEAIGIDVSKYAVMRGGEFGMKDLLVSDVSHPPFKAMSFDLITCFEVLEHLPDPTSALTGIYELLDSQGIFLAITPSVGSVATAIGVLSRENPSIHPSVKPPNEWIETLSNLQFSRIKLEPFLLLPMPPTLLNRYFMVKRTSRFASHVRILAIKPSAEENR, from the coding sequence ATGAAGAGTAAAGAGTCGGATATTATCATGTCAAGTGCCGGTGCTATGGAAGGATGCAAGATGGAGTTGAAGCAGATTTACAACAAATGGTACTTTGAACGTAAATACAGGTATTCAAAGAAGAAGAACGCCATTCAACATCACTATTTTAGCATGCTTGTATGGGCGAACAGGCACTCACCTTGGAATCTATTAAATGGATGTGGGAAAAAGGCATTAGACATTGGCTGTGCTTATGGCTTCATCACTGATCTACTTAGTAGGTTGGGATATGAAGCCATAGGAATAGATGTCTCAAAGTATGCTGTCATGAGAGGGGGAGAATTTGGCATGAAGGATTTACTTGTATCTGACGTTTCACATCCGCCGTTCAAAGCCATGTCCTTCGATCTGATAACATGCTTTGAAGTACTTGAGCATTTACCAGATCCTACTTCCGCATTAACTGGCATTTACGAGCTTCTTGATTCACAAGGAATTTTCCTCGCCATAACACCTAGCGTAGGCAGTGTGGCTACTGCCATCGGCGTATTATCCCGAGAAAACCCCTCCATCCACCCATCCGTTAAGCCTCCAAACGAGTGGATTGAAACCTTATCAAACCTCCAATTTTCGAGGATTAAGCTTGAGCCTTTCCTATTGCTACCGATGCCTCCAACGTTACTTAACAGGTACTTCATGGTTAAACGTACTTCACGTTTTGCAAGCCATGTTAGAATTCTCGCCATAAAGCCTTCAGCGGAGGAGAACAGGTAA